GGGTGCTGCTGGCCGGCGTCGTGCATCCACAAGGAGGCCTCCGGCTGGGAGTGGACCTTGAAGCAACGGACCGGGCAGCGTTCGCGGGTTTCGACGACGTCGTCCTGACCGAGAATGAGAAGCGCTACCTGGCGTCAACCCCCGAGACGCTGCGCCACGAGCAGCGGACGCGACTGTGGGCGCGCAAGGAGGCGTGGTTGAAGATGACCGGTGAGGGCCTGCGAAACGATCCCAGCGACCTGGATGTGCTGGGGCGCCACGGTGTACAGGACCTGGGCACCGTGGGCGGACGGACGCTGCCGGAAGGCCTCGTGGCCGCCCTGGCCGTCGGCTAACGCGGTGAAGGCAGGGCGGGAAGCGCCGCCTCGTACAGCCATGGCCGGAGAATCGCATCAGCATCAAACCCCGGAATGAACGCGTCCGCAGCCACGATGAACGATTCCGTGGACACTGATCCGTGCCGGTTCAAGGCCGTCCAATGCTGCAGGAAACCGAAGAACGCCTCGTCACCGGCCGCCATCCGCACTGCGTGAACCGCCAAAGCCCCACGCTTGTAGACCCGGTCGTCGAACATCAGCTCCGGGCCGGGGTCGCCCACCAGAAGGTCCTGCGGCCCGACGTCGAGCCTCTTCCACGCGGCCGTTGCCCGTGCTGCAACCGTCATGGTCCTGGACTCCTCGGACCACAACCACTCGGCGTAACAGGCGAAGCCTTCATGCAGCCAAATGTCCTTCCAGCTGTTGACGGTGAGCGAGTTCCCGAACCACTGGTGCGAGAGTTCGTGGGCGATCAGCCGCTGCGAGTCCCAGGCGTCACGCATATGGTTGCGACCGAAAATGGAGACCGTTTGTGCCTCCAACGGAATTTCCAGTTCGTCTTCGGTGACCACGGACGTGTAATCGCTGAAGGGGTAGGGTCCGAAGCAATCCTCGAAGGTCCGCATCATGTCCGGCTGGCGTCCCAGCCCCTGCAGGGCGTCTGCTGCCATTTCGGGAGTGACGGCGACGAACTGGGGGACCCTGTGGTGGGAATCGTCGGCCTGCAGCGGGACCTTGATGTAACGGCCGATCTGTACGGTAGCGAGGTACGTGGCCATGGGCTCAGCCTGTTCGTAGACCCACGTTTCCCTGCTCGACTTGCGGGAGTGCGATACGAGCCGCCCGTTACACACAGGCCGGTAGTTGTCATCGGTGGTGACCGAGATGAGGAAGCTCGATTTGTAACGGGGGTGGTCGTTGCAGGGGAACCAGGACGCTGCTCCGTTGGGCTGGCCGGCGACCAGTACGCCGTCGTTCAATTCCTCCCAGCCAACATCTCCCCACAGTCCACGGCGGGGCTGAGGGTTGCCGTCGTAGCGGATCTCCAGTGAAAACTGTTGGCCGGGCTTGAGTGCGGACGGGAGAGTCATAACCAGGTGCTGGGCCCTGTGGCTGAATTTCTGGAGTTTCTTGCCGTCCAGCTGGACCTTGGTGGCACGCAAACCCACCAGGTCCAGGACAATCTGCGCTGTCGGTTCCAAAGCCGTGCAGCGCAGGACCGCCTTGCCGATCAGCTTGTTGCTGCCCAGCCTGACATCGAGGTCCAACTCGTACCGGTCCACACGGTAGCTGGTGCTGCCATGGTCCAGGGTGTAGGGGTCGGCTTCGGTCATGGGGGTAGTGATTGGTGCGGTCATGATCTGCCCAATCTACTTGAGACGGGGCGCTTGTGCAGACGGACCCACCCACGGGCTCACCGGGTTGCCCATCCAGTACGTCCCGGCGGGGACAGTTTCGCCACGCATGACCAACGACGCCGGGCCTACGGTTCCGCCGTCGCCGATGCTGGCCGCGGGCAGGATGACGCCGTGGGGGCCCATGGTGGCTCCGTTCCCGAGCGTCACGGTGTCCAGGCTCATGACGCGGTCGTGGAACAGGTGTGTCTGGACAACGCAGCCACGGTTGACGGTGGAGTTCTCGCCCAGGGTCACGAGGTCGGCTTCGGGGAGCCAGTAGCTTTCGCACCAGGTTCCGCGGCCTATTTTGGCGCCGAGCCCTCGCAACCACCACACCAAAGCGGGGGTTCCTGCAGCGGACCGGGCAAACCAAGGAGCGCTGACCATTTCGATGAATGTATCCACAACCTCGTTGCGCCAGATGAACGAGCTCCAGAGCGGATGTTCGCCGGCGCGGATGGTTCCCACCAGGACCCACTTGGCGACGATGGAGCTGACGGCAGCCACGCCTCCGGCCGCCAGCATCACCACGCCACCGAGGACCGCAGCGATCCAATAGCCCCAACCACGGGCTACCCAATCAAGGACCAGCATGACCCCGACGGCGATGGCAACAGTCAGGATGACAGGTACCAGGCGGCACAGCTCCCACAGCGCACGCGCGATTTTGAGCTTGAGGGGTGGCTGGAAAGTCCGCGTCTGGTCGGCGTCGACGGCGGTGCGGCGCAACCTGACCGGTGGGCTGCCAAGCCACGATGTGCCCGACTTCGCCTTGGCAGGGGTGGCGGACAGGACCGCCACGAGGGAGTTCTTTGGTACATTCCGCCCGGCGGCCGTCATGCCGGAGTTGCCGAGGAACGACCGCTTTCCGATCTTGGCCGGTGCGATTTTCATCCAGCCACCGCCCAGTTCGTAGGACGCCACCATGGTGTCGTCAGCCAGGAACGCGCCGTCGCCGATGGTAGTCATCCTGGGAACCAGCAGCACTGTGGACGCTTCCACGTTCTTGCC
This Paenarthrobacter sp. GOM3 DNA region includes the following protein-coding sequences:
- a CDS encoding 4'-phosphopantetheinyl transferase family protein — protein: MTNTPVLELHQLEVQLVPDERLRLIGRPAKHRAARFAGAQDRDAFVAGRLALQQFAASLLDVEPHQLLPDYRCPLCGSGQDHGRPGFMLDGGPAPIALSASQASGWVLLAGVVHPQGGLRLGVDLEATDRAAFAGFDDVVLTENEKRYLASTPETLRHEQRTRLWARKEAWLKMTGEGLRNDPSDLDVLGRHGVQDLGTVGGRTLPEGLVAALAVG
- a CDS encoding M1 family metallopeptidase, with protein sequence MTAPITTPMTEADPYTLDHGSTSYRVDRYELDLDVRLGSNKLIGKAVLRCTALEPTAQIVLDLVGLRATKVQLDGKKLQKFSHRAQHLVMTLPSALKPGQQFSLEIRYDGNPQPRRGLWGDVGWEELNDGVLVAGQPNGAASWFPCNDHPRYKSSFLISVTTDDNYRPVCNGRLVSHSRKSSRETWVYEQAEPMATYLATVQIGRYIKVPLQADDSHHRVPQFVAVTPEMAADALQGLGRQPDMMRTFEDCFGPYPFSDYTSVVTEDELEIPLEAQTVSIFGRNHMRDAWDSQRLIAHELSHQWFGNSLTVNSWKDIWLHEGFACYAEWLWSEESRTMTVAARATAAWKRLDVGPQDLLVGDPGPELMFDDRVYKRGALAVHAVRMAAGDEAFFGFLQHWTALNRHGSVSTESFIVAADAFIPGFDADAILRPWLYEAALPALPSPR